In a genomic window of Nodosilinea sp. E11:
- a CDS encoding potassium channel family protein: MAIAAPQSEKRETPPANDGFLVCGLGSLGQNCVANLKSFGVPVHAINDTLPDQWEVPHLRQLIDHLEIGDCRSAEVLEIAGIRQCRAVLLVTQDERVNLEAALTARVLNPKVRLVMRSDKQNLNELMGQQLQNFIAFEPTQLAAPAFALGAFGEALVGYFNLDGHRFQVVKQVLEPTHPWCDRRHLHELDTGHRRILCHTPVDETSWVMADSPSSLFYTWIPDTPLGAGDEVVMIESDAELHTLNREAPRPVRQQPLRRIGQAIARLRNWPTLKRDFIHLVRSGSGQQLRRVALICGITVLALCLVGTLLLDANSPDDIPLFQAFLYTFITLFGGYGDVFEALEDFNYPRLLQLFGVLLTVAGAAFVGVLYALLTEKLLTLRFEFMERRPPVPEQDHVVVIWLGRVGRQVLAALQDLNQPVVGISSHGLDADVLPKIPLLTGDVSAALDKANLATAKSVVAVSEDEIQNLEMGLLAHRLNPHCRAIIRTYDQQFTDRVAQIFPFAQVLCASALSAEAFAGAAFGEHVIGLFRLYDQTVLITQYQVEPGDTLIGMLLAEVAYGYGVVPLWHQHGDQPSKIMPTDDIRLKRGDRLVVLATISGLRRIEQRELAPRTWHLHLERAFTPQALFDGATEIARVSGYRLGEARQLMAQIPITLPLPLYRHQALRLCRLLTRAQVKAEVVPPPV, encoded by the coding sequence ATGGCAATCGCAGCCCCGCAATCTGAAAAACGCGAAACTCCGCCCGCAAATGATGGTTTTCTGGTGTGTGGGTTGGGTAGCCTGGGCCAAAACTGTGTAGCTAACCTGAAGAGCTTTGGGGTGCCGGTGCATGCCATTAACGACACCCTGCCCGACCAGTGGGAAGTGCCCCACCTGCGGCAGCTCATTGACCATTTAGAGATTGGTGACTGTCGCTCGGCAGAGGTGCTGGAGATAGCGGGCATTCGCCAGTGCCGGGCGGTGCTGCTGGTGACTCAAGATGAGCGAGTCAATCTGGAGGCGGCGCTGACCGCGAGGGTGCTGAATCCGAAGGTGCGGCTGGTGATGCGATCGGATAAGCAGAACCTGAACGAGCTGATGGGGCAGCAGTTGCAGAATTTCATTGCCTTTGAACCCACTCAGCTTGCGGCTCCGGCCTTTGCCCTGGGAGCCTTTGGCGAAGCATTAGTGGGCTATTTTAATCTCGATGGCCATCGCTTTCAGGTCGTGAAGCAGGTGCTAGAGCCGACCCATCCGTGGTGCGATCGCCGCCACCTGCACGAACTAGATACCGGCCACCGCCGCATTTTGTGCCATACCCCCGTCGATGAAACCTCTTGGGTGATGGCCGACAGCCCTTCTAGCCTGTTCTACACCTGGATACCCGATACTCCTTTGGGAGCGGGCGACGAAGTGGTGATGATTGAAAGCGACGCCGAGCTGCACACCCTCAACCGCGAAGCCCCTAGGCCGGTGCGGCAGCAGCCCCTTAGGCGGATCGGCCAGGCGATCGCTCGCCTACGCAATTGGCCCACCTTAAAGCGAGATTTCATCCATTTGGTGCGCTCTGGTTCGGGGCAGCAGCTGCGCCGGGTGGCGCTGATTTGCGGTATCACCGTGCTAGCCCTATGCCTGGTGGGCACGCTGTTGTTAGACGCCAATTCCCCTGACGACATCCCTCTATTTCAGGCCTTTTTGTACACGTTTATCACCTTGTTTGGGGGATACGGCGATGTGTTCGAAGCCCTAGAAGACTTCAATTATCCCCGACTGCTGCAACTCTTTGGCGTGCTCCTGACGGTGGCCGGAGCTGCGTTTGTAGGGGTACTCTATGCGCTGCTCACCGAGAAATTGCTCACCCTGCGGTTTGAGTTTATGGAGCGTCGCCCGCCGGTACCCGAACAAGACCATGTGGTAGTGATCTGGCTGGGGCGGGTCGGGCGACAGGTGCTGGCGGCGCTCCAAGACCTCAACCAGCCCGTCGTGGGCATTTCGTCCCACGGTCTTGATGCTGACGTACTGCCTAAAATTCCGCTGCTGACTGGCGATGTCAGCGCCGCCCTCGATAAGGCCAACCTGGCCACCGCCAAAAGCGTCGTGGCGGTCAGTGAGGACGAAATTCAAAACCTGGAGATGGGGCTGTTGGCCCACCGGCTCAACCCCCATTGCCGGGCCATCATTCGCACCTACGACCAGCAGTTTACCGATCGCGTCGCCCAGATTTTTCCCTTTGCCCAGGTGCTCTGTGCCTCGGCGCTGTCCGCCGAAGCGTTTGCCGGGGCAGCCTTTGGCGAACATGTCATTGGCCTGTTTCGGCTCTATGACCAAACGGTATTAATCACCCAGTACCAGGTTGAACCCGGCGATACCCTGATTGGCATGCTGCTGGCAGAGGTGGCCTATGGCTATGGCGTTGTTCCCCTGTGGCACCAGCATGGGGACCAGCCCAGCAAAATTATGCCCACCGACGATATTCGGCTGAAACGGGGCGATCGCCTGGTGGTGTTGGCGACCATCAGTGGTCTGCGCCGCATTGAGCAACGAGAACTGGCCCCCCGTACCTGGCACCTGCACCTCGAAAGAGCTTTCACCCCCCAGGCCCTGTTTGACGGGGCTACTGAAATTGCGCGCGTTTCCGGCTACCGCCTGGGCGAGGCCCGACAGCTGATGGCCCAGATACCGATCACCTTGCCGCTGCCCCTCTACCGTCATCAGGCTCTTCGTCTCTGCCGACTGTTAACCCGTGCTCAGGTCAAGGCCGAGGTTGTACCGCCACCGGTTTAG
- a CDS encoding S8 family serine peptidase, with amino-acid sequence MAKQGDMTQNRGPQPWLKALLWVGGMGSLLPLSLPVLALSESVGPQGIDARRLHVAPYYLTGDKIAIGQVEIGRPSQFGIDKVATETLPISVRRVLLLDGLANANEYVDGHASNVASVMISQDKQRTGVAPEALLYSGAIGPLGSTSAQPEECLAAQAVALQNGGDVRAINFSFGEPLTRDPRSNPVLDGNALLTQCIDWSSRVHGALYVIAGNQGRGGIPIPTDNFNGINVAYSRQGNGEFNRLDASNLGSEPAAVRQGAPVETNVGPRRSISLVAPGSSIELIDPDGRVRTSSGSSFASPHVAGTIALMQQLVDRQFRAGMANMPLEGRHPMVMKAVLLNSADKLKDSGDGLRLGMTRTLLDNASRSWVESDAYRDRKIPLHKDLGTGHLNAYRAYQQISPGAFGPDQTVPAIGWNFAALTPPTASAMAHDYEFADPLQGGSYIAATLAWERVVALTDTNGNGIYDRGESFSDRGLNNLNLYLMPADTDDITQSVWSSVSEVDSVEHIFYQIPETGRYKLRVIYQQQVHNEPTQPYALAWWSVPAP; translated from the coding sequence ATGGCAAAGCAGGGTGACATGACGCAAAACCGAGGGCCACAGCCCTGGCTAAAAGCATTGCTCTGGGTGGGCGGCATGGGTAGCCTGCTGCCGCTGAGCCTGCCAGTGCTGGCCTTGTCGGAATCGGTGGGGCCTCAGGGCATCGATGCCCGGCGACTGCACGTGGCTCCCTACTACCTAACCGGCGACAAAATTGCGATTGGGCAAGTCGAAATTGGCCGTCCCAGCCAATTTGGCATCGATAAAGTCGCTACCGAAACCTTGCCCATCTCTGTACGGCGAGTGCTGCTGCTTGACGGCCTAGCCAACGCCAACGAATATGTCGATGGCCACGCCAGCAATGTGGCTAGCGTCATGATTAGCCAAGATAAACAACGCACTGGGGTTGCTCCCGAGGCGCTGCTCTACTCTGGGGCGATCGGACCCCTGGGTAGCACCAGTGCTCAGCCAGAAGAATGTCTGGCCGCCCAGGCAGTGGCCTTGCAAAATGGTGGCGATGTCCGCGCCATCAACTTTAGTTTTGGTGAACCCCTCACCCGCGACCCGCGCTCTAACCCAGTGCTTGATGGCAATGCGCTGCTAACCCAGTGCATCGACTGGTCCTCTCGGGTGCATGGCGCGCTGTACGTGATTGCAGGCAACCAGGGGCGAGGCGGCATTCCCATTCCCACCGACAACTTTAACGGCATTAACGTCGCCTACTCGCGCCAGGGGAACGGCGAGTTTAACCGCCTTGATGCCTCTAACCTGGGCAGCGAACCCGCCGCTGTCCGTCAGGGGGCACCGGTCGAAACCAACGTGGGTCCCCGTCGCTCGATCAGTCTAGTGGCTCCCGGTAGCAGCATTGAACTGATCGACCCCGATGGGCGGGTGCGTACCTCCAGCGGCAGCAGCTTTGCTTCGCCCCACGTGGCGGGCACCATCGCCCTGATGCAGCAGCTAGTCGATCGCCAGTTTCGCGCGGGTATGGCCAACATGCCCCTAGAGGGCCGTCACCCCATGGTCATGAAAGCCGTGCTGCTCAACTCGGCTGACAAGCTCAAAGACAGCGGTGACGGCCTGCGGCTGGGCATGACCCGCACCCTGCTCGACAACGCCAGCCGCTCTTGGGTAGAGTCCGATGCCTACCGCGATCGCAAAATTCCCCTGCACAAAGACCTAGGGACGGGCCACCTCAACGCCTACCGCGCCTATCAACAGATCTCTCCCGGTGCCTTTGGCCCCGACCAAACCGTGCCTGCCATCGGCTGGAACTTTGCGGCCCTAACCCCACCAACAGCATCGGCTATGGCCCACGACTACGAATTTGCCGATCCCTTGCAGGGCGGTAGCTACATAGCGGCGACCCTGGCTTGGGAGCGGGTTGTTGCCCTGACCGATACCAACGGCAATGGCATTTACGATCGGGGTGAAAGCTTTAGCGATCGCGGCCTCAACAACCTCAACCTATACCTCATGCCCGCCGACACCGACGACATTACCCAGAGTGTCTGGTCATCGGTGAGCGAGGTCGACAGCGTTGAACATATTTTTTATCAAATTCCGGAAACGGGGCGGTACAAACTGAGAGTTATCTATCAGCAGCAGGTGCACAACGAACCGACTCAGCCCTACGCCCTGGCCTGGTGGTCTGTGCCTGCCCCCTAG